The following proteins are encoded in a genomic region of Mesoplodon densirostris isolate mMesDen1 chromosome 12, mMesDen1 primary haplotype, whole genome shotgun sequence:
- the MICAL1 gene encoding F-actin-monooxygenase MICAL1 isoform X3 — MPSVPRTADFSFPNLANFTWSGRDSSCLWSSWQRGAEPIRDGPGAPWGYQTFSSSPAFSLPPFSSLFPSLPSFSPAATCPCPSLGASEVSMASPTSTNPAHVHFESILQAQLCQDVLSSFQGLCRALGLEPGGGLPQYHKMKAQLNYWSAKSLWAKLDKRASQPVYQQGRACTSTKCLVVGAGPCGLRAAVELAMLGARVVLVEKRTKFSRHNVLHLWPFTIHDLRALGAKKFYGRFCTGSLDHISIRQLQLLLLKVALLLGVEIHWGVTFTGLQPPPRKGSGWRAQLQPSPPAQLANYEFDVLISAAGGKFVPEGFTVREMRGKLAIGITANFVNRRTVEEAQVPEISGVARIYNQSFFQSLLKATGIDLENIVYYKDDTHYFVMTAKKQCLLRLGVLRQDWPETDRLLSSANVAPEALQRFARAAADFATHGKLGKLEFAQDAHGRPDVSAFDFTSMMRAESSARVQEKHGARLLLGLVGDCLVEPFWPLGTGVARGFLAAFDAAWMVKRWAEGAGPLEVLAERESLYQLLSQTSPENMHRNVAQYGLDPASRYPNLNLRAVTPSQVRDLYDVEAKEPVRRTSDKTDSGKPATGSVATQEELLHWCQEQTAGYPGVHVTDLSSSWADGLALCALVHRLQPALLEPSELQGVGALEATSWALKMAEHELGITPVLSAQAMVAGNDPLGLIAYLSHFHSAFKSTPHNPAGPVSQGSPGTASAVLFLGKLQRTLQRTRAQGNGEDAGGKKPRVEVEAETPSTEEPPVPEPDVPVTPPSQYQEASAEDLCALCGEHLYILERLCANGRFFHRSCFRCHICEATLWPSGYGQHPGDGHFYCLQHLPQPGHKEDSSDRGPESQDLPPHSESNMPSRPSIPVAPQEGTSPVPSQPPRRLIRLSSPERQRLSSLHLTPDPEMEPPPKPPRSCSVLARQALEGSFVRWGMPVQSPQVLVAVEKEEEASPCSSDEEAEEDVPLDSHTEHVLQNLAKNSGTMNSYPTWRRTLLRRAKEEEMKRFCKAQAIQRRQNEIEAALRELEAKGTELELALRSRSNSPEQQKALWLEQLLQLVQKKNSLVAEEAELMITVQELNLEEKQWQLDQELRTYMNREETLKTAADRQAEDQVLRKLVDVVNQRDALIRFQEERRLSELASGPGPQG, encoded by the exons ATGCCCTCTGTGCCCAGGACTGCTgatttttcatttccaaatttGGCAAATTTCACTTGGAGTGGAAGGGATAGCAGTTGTCTCTGGAGCAGCTGGCAGAGAGGAGCGGAGCCAATCAGGGATGGACCTGGAGCTCCCTGGGGATACCagactttctcctcctcccctgccttttcccttcctcctttctccagcctcttcccttctcttccttccttctctccagcaGCCAcgtgcccctgcccctccctgggcgCCTCAGAGGTCTCCATGGCCTCACCCACCTCCACCAACCCAGCGCATGTCCACTTTGAGAGCATCCTGCAGGCCCAGCTGTGCCAGGATGTGCTGAGCAGCTTCCAGGGGCTAtgcagggccctggggctggagCCTGGTGGGGGGCTGCCCCAGTACCACAAGATGAAGGCCCAGCTCAACTACTGGAGTGCCAAGTCGCTGTGGGCCAAGCTGGACAAGAGAGCAAGCCAGCCTGTCTACCAGCAGGGCCGGGCCTGCACCAGCACCAAG TGCCTGGTGGTGGGTGCCGGACCTTGTGGGCTGCGGGCTGCTGTGGAGCTGGCGATGCTTGGGGCCCGAGTGGTACTGGTGGAAAAGCGCACCAAGTTCTCTCGCCACAACGTGCTCCACCTCTGGCCCTTCACCATCCATGACCTTCGGGCACTCGGCGCCAAGAAGTTCTATGGGCGcttctgcacaggctccctggaccACATCA GCATCCGGCAACTTCAGCTGCTTTTGTTGAAAGTGGCATTACTGCTGGGGGTGGAAATTCACTGGGGTGTCACTTTCACTGGCCTTCAGCCCCCTCCCAGAAAGG GGAGTGGTTGGCGTGCCCAGCTCCAGCCCAGTCCCCCAGCCCAACTGGCCAACTATGAATTTGATGTCCTCATCTCTGCAGCTGGAGGTAAATTCGTCCCTGAAG GCTTCACAGTGCGGGAAATGCGCGGCAAACTGGCCATTGGCATCACGGCCAACTTTGTGAACAGGCGCACCGTGGAAGAGGCACAGGTGCCCGAGATCAGCGGCGTGGCCAGGATCTACAACCAGAGCTTCTTCCAGAGCCTGCTTAAAGCCACAG GCATTGATCTGGAGAACATCGTGTACTACAAGGATGACACCCACTACTTTGTGATGACAGCCAAGAAGCAGTGCCTGCTACGGCTGGGGGTGCTGCGTCAG GACTGGCCGGAGACCGACCGGCTGCTGAGCAGCGCCAATGTGGCGCCCGAGGCTTTGCAGCGCTTTGCTCGGGCAGCTGCCGACTTCGCCACCCACGGCAAGCTTGGGAAGCTGGAGTTTGCCCAGGATGCCCACGGGCGGCCCGACGTCTCTGCCTTTGACTTCACAAGCATGATGCGGGCAGAGAGCTCTGCTCGGGTGCAGGAGAAGCATGGCGCCCGCCTGCTGCTGGGGCTGGTTGGGGACTGCCTGGTGGAG CCCTTCTGGCCCCTGGGCACTGGAGTGGCCCGGGGCTTCTTGGCAGCCTTTGACGCCGCCTGGATGGTGAAGCGCTGGGCAGAGGGCGCTGGGCCCCTAGAGGTGTTGGCAGAGAG AGAGAGCTTGTACCAGCTCCTGTCACAGACATCCCCAGAAAACATGCACCGCAATGTGGCCCAGTATGGGCTGGACCCAGCCTCCCGCTATCCCAACCTGAACCTCCGGGCCGTGACCCCCAGTCAG GTACGAGACCTGTATGATGTGGAGGCTAAGGAGCCTGTGCGGAGAACGAGTGACAAGACAGACTCAGGAAAGCCGGCCACTG GGTCGGTGGCCACCCAGGAGGAGCTTCTACACTGGTGCCAGGAGCAGACGGCTGGGTACCCAGGGGTCCATGTCACCGACCTGTCTTCCTCCTGGGCGGATGGGCTGGCCCTGTGTGCCCTCGTGCACCGGCTGCAGCCCGCCCTGCT GGAACCCTCAGAGCTGCAGGGAGTCGGGGCTCTGGAAGCGACTTCTTGGGCGCTGAAGATGGCAGAGCATGAGCTGGGCATCACGCCCGTGTTGTCCGCACAGGCAATGGTGGCAGGGAATGACCCACTGGGCCTCATTGCCTACCTCAGCCACTTCCATAGTGCCTTCAAGAGCACACCTCACAACCCAG CAGGCCCAGTCAGCCAAGGCTCCCCGGGCACTGCCAGCGCTGTACTGTTCCTTGGCAAACTGCAGAGGACCCTGCAACGGACCCGGGCCCAG GGAAACGGGGAGGATGCTGGTGGCAAGAAGCCTCGTGTGGAG GTAGAGGCTGAGACCCCAAGTACTGAGGAGCCACCTGTCCCAGAGCCTGATGTACCAGTGACACCCCCATCCCAATACCAGGAG GCCAGTGCCGAGGATCTGTGTGCACTGTGTGGGGAACACCTCTATATCCTGGAACGCCTCTGTGCCAATGGCCGTTTCTTCCACCGGAGCTGCTTCCGTTGCCATATCTGTGAGGCCACATTATGGCCAAGTGGCTACGGGCAGCACCCAGGAGATG GACATTTTTACTGCCTCCAGCACCTGCCCCAGCCAGGCCACAAAGAGGATAGCAGCGACAGAGGCCCTGAGAGTCAG GACCTTCCCCCACACAGTGAGAGTAACATGCCATCACGCCCCTCGATTCCCGTGGCCCCCCAGGAGGGGACCAGTCCTGTCCCAAGCCAGCCCCCCCGTCGGCTGATCCGCCTCTCCAGCCCAGAACGCCAGCGGTTATCCTCCCTTCATCTCACCCCTGACCCGGAAATGGAGCCTCCACCCAAGCCCCCCCGAAGCTGCTCCGTCTTGGCCCGCCAGGCCCTAGAGGGAAGCTTTGTGCGCTGGGGAATGCCAGTCCAGAGCCCTCAAG TTCTTGTGGCcgtggagaaggaggaagaagcgAGTCCCTGCTCCAGTGACGAGGAAGCAGAGGAAGACGTGCCGTTGGACTCACACACGGAACAT GTTCTGCAGAACTTAGCTAAGAACTCGGGCACGATGAACAGTTACCCAACGTGGCGTCGGACTCTGCTGCGCCGTGCTAAGGAAGAGGAGATGAAGCGGTTCTGCAAGGCTCAG GCCATCCAACGGCGACAAAATGAGATCGAGGCCGCCCTGAGGGAGCTGGAGGCCAAGGGCACGGAGCTGGAGCTGGCTTTGAGGAGCCGGAGCA ATTCCCCTGAACAGCAAAAGGCACTATGGCTAGAACAGTTGCTACAGCTTGTTCAGAAGAAAAACAGCCTGGTGGCCGAGGAGGCTGAGCTCATGATCAC GGTGCAGGAGCTGAACTTGGAGGAGAAACAGTGGCAGCTGGACCAAGAACTGCGAACCTACATGAACCGGGAAG AAACCCTGAAGACAGCTGCTGACCGGCAGGCTGAAGACCAGGTTCTGAGGAAGCTAGTGGACGTGGTGAACCAGCGAGATGCCCTCATCCGCTTCCAGGAGGAACGCAGGCTCAGCGAGCTGGCCTCGGGGCCAGGGCCCCAGGGCTAG
- the MICAL1 gene encoding F-actin-monooxygenase MICAL1 isoform X2, which produces MPSVPRTADFSFPNLANFTWSGRDSSCLWSSWQRGAEPIRDGPGAPWGYQTFSSSPAFSLPPFSSLFPSLPSFSPAATCPCPSLGASEVSMASPTSTNPAHVHFESILQAQLCQDVLSSFQGLCRALGLEPGGGLPQYHKMKAQLNYWSAKSLWAKLDKRASQPVYQQGRACTSTKCLVVGAGPCGLRAAVELAMLGARVVLVEKRTKFSRHNVLHLWPFTIHDLRALGAKKFYGRFCTGSLDHISIRQLQLLLLKVALLLGVEIHWGVTFTGLQPPPRKGSGWRAQLQPSPPAQLANYEFDVLISAAGGKFVPEGFTVREMRGKLAIGITANFVNRRTVEEAQVPEISGVARIYNQSFFQSLLKATGIDLENIVYYKDDTHYFVMTAKKQCLLRLGVLRQDWPETDRLLSSANVAPEALQRFARAAADFATHGKLGKLEFAQDAHGRPDVSAFDFTSMMRAESSARVQEKHGARLLLGLVGDCLVEPFWPLGTGVARGFLAAFDAAWMVKRWAEGAGPLEVLAERESLYQLLSQTSPENMHRNVAQYGLDPASRYPNLNLRAVTPSQVRDLYDVEAKEPVRRTSDKTDSGKPATGSVATQEELLHWCQEQTAGYPGVHVTDLSSSWADGLALCALVHRLQPALLEPSELQGVGALEATSWALKMAEHELGITPVLSAQAMVAGNDPLGLIAYLSHFHSAFKSTPHNPGDPEAGPVSQGSPGTASAVLFLGKLQRTLQRTRAQGNGEDAGGKKPRVEVEAETPSTEEPPVPEPDVPVTPPSQYQEASAEDLCALCGEHLYILERLCANGRFFHRSCFRCHICEATLWPSGYGQHPGDGHFYCLQHLPQPGHKEDSSDRGPESQDLPPHSESNMPSRPSIPVAPQEGTSPVPSQPPRRLIRLSSPERQRLSSLHLTPDPEMEPPPKPPRSCSVLARQALEGSFVRWGMPVQSPQVLVAVEKEEEASPCSSDEEAEEDVPLDSHTEHVLQNLAKNSGTMNSYPTWRRTLLRRAKEEEMKRFCKAQAIQRRQNEIEAALRELEAKGTELELALRSRSNSPEQQKALWLEQLLQLVQKKNSLVAEEAELMITVQELNLEEKQWQLDQELRTYMNREETLKTAADRQAEDQVLRKLVDVVNQRDALIRFQEERRLSELASGPGPQG; this is translated from the exons ATGCCCTCTGTGCCCAGGACTGCTgatttttcatttccaaatttGGCAAATTTCACTTGGAGTGGAAGGGATAGCAGTTGTCTCTGGAGCAGCTGGCAGAGAGGAGCGGAGCCAATCAGGGATGGACCTGGAGCTCCCTGGGGATACCagactttctcctcctcccctgccttttcccttcctcctttctccagcctcttcccttctcttccttccttctctccagcaGCCAcgtgcccctgcccctccctgggcgCCTCAGAGGTCTCCATGGCCTCACCCACCTCCACCAACCCAGCGCATGTCCACTTTGAGAGCATCCTGCAGGCCCAGCTGTGCCAGGATGTGCTGAGCAGCTTCCAGGGGCTAtgcagggccctggggctggagCCTGGTGGGGGGCTGCCCCAGTACCACAAGATGAAGGCCCAGCTCAACTACTGGAGTGCCAAGTCGCTGTGGGCCAAGCTGGACAAGAGAGCAAGCCAGCCTGTCTACCAGCAGGGCCGGGCCTGCACCAGCACCAAG TGCCTGGTGGTGGGTGCCGGACCTTGTGGGCTGCGGGCTGCTGTGGAGCTGGCGATGCTTGGGGCCCGAGTGGTACTGGTGGAAAAGCGCACCAAGTTCTCTCGCCACAACGTGCTCCACCTCTGGCCCTTCACCATCCATGACCTTCGGGCACTCGGCGCCAAGAAGTTCTATGGGCGcttctgcacaggctccctggaccACATCA GCATCCGGCAACTTCAGCTGCTTTTGTTGAAAGTGGCATTACTGCTGGGGGTGGAAATTCACTGGGGTGTCACTTTCACTGGCCTTCAGCCCCCTCCCAGAAAGG GGAGTGGTTGGCGTGCCCAGCTCCAGCCCAGTCCCCCAGCCCAACTGGCCAACTATGAATTTGATGTCCTCATCTCTGCAGCTGGAGGTAAATTCGTCCCTGAAG GCTTCACAGTGCGGGAAATGCGCGGCAAACTGGCCATTGGCATCACGGCCAACTTTGTGAACAGGCGCACCGTGGAAGAGGCACAGGTGCCCGAGATCAGCGGCGTGGCCAGGATCTACAACCAGAGCTTCTTCCAGAGCCTGCTTAAAGCCACAG GCATTGATCTGGAGAACATCGTGTACTACAAGGATGACACCCACTACTTTGTGATGACAGCCAAGAAGCAGTGCCTGCTACGGCTGGGGGTGCTGCGTCAG GACTGGCCGGAGACCGACCGGCTGCTGAGCAGCGCCAATGTGGCGCCCGAGGCTTTGCAGCGCTTTGCTCGGGCAGCTGCCGACTTCGCCACCCACGGCAAGCTTGGGAAGCTGGAGTTTGCCCAGGATGCCCACGGGCGGCCCGACGTCTCTGCCTTTGACTTCACAAGCATGATGCGGGCAGAGAGCTCTGCTCGGGTGCAGGAGAAGCATGGCGCCCGCCTGCTGCTGGGGCTGGTTGGGGACTGCCTGGTGGAG CCCTTCTGGCCCCTGGGCACTGGAGTGGCCCGGGGCTTCTTGGCAGCCTTTGACGCCGCCTGGATGGTGAAGCGCTGGGCAGAGGGCGCTGGGCCCCTAGAGGTGTTGGCAGAGAG AGAGAGCTTGTACCAGCTCCTGTCACAGACATCCCCAGAAAACATGCACCGCAATGTGGCCCAGTATGGGCTGGACCCAGCCTCCCGCTATCCCAACCTGAACCTCCGGGCCGTGACCCCCAGTCAG GTACGAGACCTGTATGATGTGGAGGCTAAGGAGCCTGTGCGGAGAACGAGTGACAAGACAGACTCAGGAAAGCCGGCCACTG GGTCGGTGGCCACCCAGGAGGAGCTTCTACACTGGTGCCAGGAGCAGACGGCTGGGTACCCAGGGGTCCATGTCACCGACCTGTCTTCCTCCTGGGCGGATGGGCTGGCCCTGTGTGCCCTCGTGCACCGGCTGCAGCCCGCCCTGCT GGAACCCTCAGAGCTGCAGGGAGTCGGGGCTCTGGAAGCGACTTCTTGGGCGCTGAAGATGGCAGAGCATGAGCTGGGCATCACGCCCGTGTTGTCCGCACAGGCAATGGTGGCAGGGAATGACCCACTGGGCCTCATTGCCTACCTCAGCCACTTCCATAGTGCCTTCAAGAGCACACCTCACAACCCAGGTGACCCGGAGGCGG GCCCAGTCAGCCAAGGCTCCCCGGGCACTGCCAGCGCTGTACTGTTCCTTGGCAAACTGCAGAGGACCCTGCAACGGACCCGGGCCCAG GGAAACGGGGAGGATGCTGGTGGCAAGAAGCCTCGTGTGGAG GTAGAGGCTGAGACCCCAAGTACTGAGGAGCCACCTGTCCCAGAGCCTGATGTACCAGTGACACCCCCATCCCAATACCAGGAG GCCAGTGCCGAGGATCTGTGTGCACTGTGTGGGGAACACCTCTATATCCTGGAACGCCTCTGTGCCAATGGCCGTTTCTTCCACCGGAGCTGCTTCCGTTGCCATATCTGTGAGGCCACATTATGGCCAAGTGGCTACGGGCAGCACCCAGGAGATG GACATTTTTACTGCCTCCAGCACCTGCCCCAGCCAGGCCACAAAGAGGATAGCAGCGACAGAGGCCCTGAGAGTCAG GACCTTCCCCCACACAGTGAGAGTAACATGCCATCACGCCCCTCGATTCCCGTGGCCCCCCAGGAGGGGACCAGTCCTGTCCCAAGCCAGCCCCCCCGTCGGCTGATCCGCCTCTCCAGCCCAGAACGCCAGCGGTTATCCTCCCTTCATCTCACCCCTGACCCGGAAATGGAGCCTCCACCCAAGCCCCCCCGAAGCTGCTCCGTCTTGGCCCGCCAGGCCCTAGAGGGAAGCTTTGTGCGCTGGGGAATGCCAGTCCAGAGCCCTCAAG TTCTTGTGGCcgtggagaaggaggaagaagcgAGTCCCTGCTCCAGTGACGAGGAAGCAGAGGAAGACGTGCCGTTGGACTCACACACGGAACAT GTTCTGCAGAACTTAGCTAAGAACTCGGGCACGATGAACAGTTACCCAACGTGGCGTCGGACTCTGCTGCGCCGTGCTAAGGAAGAGGAGATGAAGCGGTTCTGCAAGGCTCAG GCCATCCAACGGCGACAAAATGAGATCGAGGCCGCCCTGAGGGAGCTGGAGGCCAAGGGCACGGAGCTGGAGCTGGCTTTGAGGAGCCGGAGCA ATTCCCCTGAACAGCAAAAGGCACTATGGCTAGAACAGTTGCTACAGCTTGTTCAGAAGAAAAACAGCCTGGTGGCCGAGGAGGCTGAGCTCATGATCAC GGTGCAGGAGCTGAACTTGGAGGAGAAACAGTGGCAGCTGGACCAAGAACTGCGAACCTACATGAACCGGGAAG AAACCCTGAAGACAGCTGCTGACCGGCAGGCTGAAGACCAGGTTCTGAGGAAGCTAGTGGACGTGGTGAACCAGCGAGATGCCCTCATCCGCTTCCAGGAGGAACGCAGGCTCAGCGAGCTGGCCTCGGGGCCAGGGCCCCAGGGCTAG
- the MICAL1 gene encoding F-actin-monooxygenase MICAL1 isoform X1, with the protein MPSVPRTADFSFPNLANFTWSGRDSSCLWSSWQRGAEPIRDGPGAPWGYQTFSSSPAFSLPPFSSLFPSLPSFSPAATCPCPSLGASEVSMASPTSTNPAHVHFESILQAQLCQDVLSSFQGLCRALGLEPGGGLPQYHKMKAQLNYWSAKSLWAKLDKRASQPVYQQGRACTSTKCLVVGAGPCGLRAAVELAMLGARVVLVEKRTKFSRHNVLHLWPFTIHDLRALGAKKFYGRFCTGSLDHISIRQLQLLLLKVALLLGVEIHWGVTFTGLQPPPRKGSGWRAQLQPSPPAQLANYEFDVLISAAGGKFVPEGFTVREMRGKLAIGITANFVNRRTVEEAQVPEISGVARIYNQSFFQSLLKATGIDLENIVYYKDDTHYFVMTAKKQCLLRLGVLRQDWPETDRLLSSANVAPEALQRFARAAADFATHGKLGKLEFAQDAHGRPDVSAFDFTSMMRAESSARVQEKHGARLLLGLVGDCLVEPFWPLGTGVARGFLAAFDAAWMVKRWAEGAGPLEVLAERESLYQLLSQTSPENMHRNVAQYGLDPASRYPNLNLRAVTPSQVRDLYDVEAKEPVRRTSDKTDSGKPATGSVATQEELLHWCQEQTAGYPGVHVTDLSSSWADGLALCALVHRLQPALLEPSELQGVGALEATSWALKMAEHELGITPVLSAQAMVAGNDPLGLIAYLSHFHSAFKSTPHNPGDPEAAGPVSQGSPGTASAVLFLGKLQRTLQRTRAQGNGEDAGGKKPRVEVEAETPSTEEPPVPEPDVPVTPPSQYQEASAEDLCALCGEHLYILERLCANGRFFHRSCFRCHICEATLWPSGYGQHPGDGHFYCLQHLPQPGHKEDSSDRGPESQDLPPHSESNMPSRPSIPVAPQEGTSPVPSQPPRRLIRLSSPERQRLSSLHLTPDPEMEPPPKPPRSCSVLARQALEGSFVRWGMPVQSPQVLVAVEKEEEASPCSSDEEAEEDVPLDSHTEHVLQNLAKNSGTMNSYPTWRRTLLRRAKEEEMKRFCKAQAIQRRQNEIEAALRELEAKGTELELALRSRSNSPEQQKALWLEQLLQLVQKKNSLVAEEAELMITVQELNLEEKQWQLDQELRTYMNREETLKTAADRQAEDQVLRKLVDVVNQRDALIRFQEERRLSELASGPGPQG; encoded by the exons ATGCCCTCTGTGCCCAGGACTGCTgatttttcatttccaaatttGGCAAATTTCACTTGGAGTGGAAGGGATAGCAGTTGTCTCTGGAGCAGCTGGCAGAGAGGAGCGGAGCCAATCAGGGATGGACCTGGAGCTCCCTGGGGATACCagactttctcctcctcccctgccttttcccttcctcctttctccagcctcttcccttctcttccttccttctctccagcaGCCAcgtgcccctgcccctccctgggcgCCTCAGAGGTCTCCATGGCCTCACCCACCTCCACCAACCCAGCGCATGTCCACTTTGAGAGCATCCTGCAGGCCCAGCTGTGCCAGGATGTGCTGAGCAGCTTCCAGGGGCTAtgcagggccctggggctggagCCTGGTGGGGGGCTGCCCCAGTACCACAAGATGAAGGCCCAGCTCAACTACTGGAGTGCCAAGTCGCTGTGGGCCAAGCTGGACAAGAGAGCAAGCCAGCCTGTCTACCAGCAGGGCCGGGCCTGCACCAGCACCAAG TGCCTGGTGGTGGGTGCCGGACCTTGTGGGCTGCGGGCTGCTGTGGAGCTGGCGATGCTTGGGGCCCGAGTGGTACTGGTGGAAAAGCGCACCAAGTTCTCTCGCCACAACGTGCTCCACCTCTGGCCCTTCACCATCCATGACCTTCGGGCACTCGGCGCCAAGAAGTTCTATGGGCGcttctgcacaggctccctggaccACATCA GCATCCGGCAACTTCAGCTGCTTTTGTTGAAAGTGGCATTACTGCTGGGGGTGGAAATTCACTGGGGTGTCACTTTCACTGGCCTTCAGCCCCCTCCCAGAAAGG GGAGTGGTTGGCGTGCCCAGCTCCAGCCCAGTCCCCCAGCCCAACTGGCCAACTATGAATTTGATGTCCTCATCTCTGCAGCTGGAGGTAAATTCGTCCCTGAAG GCTTCACAGTGCGGGAAATGCGCGGCAAACTGGCCATTGGCATCACGGCCAACTTTGTGAACAGGCGCACCGTGGAAGAGGCACAGGTGCCCGAGATCAGCGGCGTGGCCAGGATCTACAACCAGAGCTTCTTCCAGAGCCTGCTTAAAGCCACAG GCATTGATCTGGAGAACATCGTGTACTACAAGGATGACACCCACTACTTTGTGATGACAGCCAAGAAGCAGTGCCTGCTACGGCTGGGGGTGCTGCGTCAG GACTGGCCGGAGACCGACCGGCTGCTGAGCAGCGCCAATGTGGCGCCCGAGGCTTTGCAGCGCTTTGCTCGGGCAGCTGCCGACTTCGCCACCCACGGCAAGCTTGGGAAGCTGGAGTTTGCCCAGGATGCCCACGGGCGGCCCGACGTCTCTGCCTTTGACTTCACAAGCATGATGCGGGCAGAGAGCTCTGCTCGGGTGCAGGAGAAGCATGGCGCCCGCCTGCTGCTGGGGCTGGTTGGGGACTGCCTGGTGGAG CCCTTCTGGCCCCTGGGCACTGGAGTGGCCCGGGGCTTCTTGGCAGCCTTTGACGCCGCCTGGATGGTGAAGCGCTGGGCAGAGGGCGCTGGGCCCCTAGAGGTGTTGGCAGAGAG AGAGAGCTTGTACCAGCTCCTGTCACAGACATCCCCAGAAAACATGCACCGCAATGTGGCCCAGTATGGGCTGGACCCAGCCTCCCGCTATCCCAACCTGAACCTCCGGGCCGTGACCCCCAGTCAG GTACGAGACCTGTATGATGTGGAGGCTAAGGAGCCTGTGCGGAGAACGAGTGACAAGACAGACTCAGGAAAGCCGGCCACTG GGTCGGTGGCCACCCAGGAGGAGCTTCTACACTGGTGCCAGGAGCAGACGGCTGGGTACCCAGGGGTCCATGTCACCGACCTGTCTTCCTCCTGGGCGGATGGGCTGGCCCTGTGTGCCCTCGTGCACCGGCTGCAGCCCGCCCTGCT GGAACCCTCAGAGCTGCAGGGAGTCGGGGCTCTGGAAGCGACTTCTTGGGCGCTGAAGATGGCAGAGCATGAGCTGGGCATCACGCCCGTGTTGTCCGCACAGGCAATGGTGGCAGGGAATGACCCACTGGGCCTCATTGCCTACCTCAGCCACTTCCATAGTGCCTTCAAGAGCACACCTCACAACCCAGGTGACCCGGAGGCGG CAGGCCCAGTCAGCCAAGGCTCCCCGGGCACTGCCAGCGCTGTACTGTTCCTTGGCAAACTGCAGAGGACCCTGCAACGGACCCGGGCCCAG GGAAACGGGGAGGATGCTGGTGGCAAGAAGCCTCGTGTGGAG GTAGAGGCTGAGACCCCAAGTACTGAGGAGCCACCTGTCCCAGAGCCTGATGTACCAGTGACACCCCCATCCCAATACCAGGAG GCCAGTGCCGAGGATCTGTGTGCACTGTGTGGGGAACACCTCTATATCCTGGAACGCCTCTGTGCCAATGGCCGTTTCTTCCACCGGAGCTGCTTCCGTTGCCATATCTGTGAGGCCACATTATGGCCAAGTGGCTACGGGCAGCACCCAGGAGATG GACATTTTTACTGCCTCCAGCACCTGCCCCAGCCAGGCCACAAAGAGGATAGCAGCGACAGAGGCCCTGAGAGTCAG GACCTTCCCCCACACAGTGAGAGTAACATGCCATCACGCCCCTCGATTCCCGTGGCCCCCCAGGAGGGGACCAGTCCTGTCCCAAGCCAGCCCCCCCGTCGGCTGATCCGCCTCTCCAGCCCAGAACGCCAGCGGTTATCCTCCCTTCATCTCACCCCTGACCCGGAAATGGAGCCTCCACCCAAGCCCCCCCGAAGCTGCTCCGTCTTGGCCCGCCAGGCCCTAGAGGGAAGCTTTGTGCGCTGGGGAATGCCAGTCCAGAGCCCTCAAG TTCTTGTGGCcgtggagaaggaggaagaagcgAGTCCCTGCTCCAGTGACGAGGAAGCAGAGGAAGACGTGCCGTTGGACTCACACACGGAACAT GTTCTGCAGAACTTAGCTAAGAACTCGGGCACGATGAACAGTTACCCAACGTGGCGTCGGACTCTGCTGCGCCGTGCTAAGGAAGAGGAGATGAAGCGGTTCTGCAAGGCTCAG GCCATCCAACGGCGACAAAATGAGATCGAGGCCGCCCTGAGGGAGCTGGAGGCCAAGGGCACGGAGCTGGAGCTGGCTTTGAGGAGCCGGAGCA ATTCCCCTGAACAGCAAAAGGCACTATGGCTAGAACAGTTGCTACAGCTTGTTCAGAAGAAAAACAGCCTGGTGGCCGAGGAGGCTGAGCTCATGATCAC GGTGCAGGAGCTGAACTTGGAGGAGAAACAGTGGCAGCTGGACCAAGAACTGCGAACCTACATGAACCGGGAAG AAACCCTGAAGACAGCTGCTGACCGGCAGGCTGAAGACCAGGTTCTGAGGAAGCTAGTGGACGTGGTGAACCAGCGAGATGCCCTCATCCGCTTCCAGGAGGAACGCAGGCTCAGCGAGCTGGCCTCGGGGCCAGGGCCCCAGGGCTAG